In one Methanothrix sp. genomic region, the following are encoded:
- a CDS encoding acyl-CoA thioester hydrolase/BAAT C-terminal domain-containing protein translates to MLLLCFAAEDEDVMRLDVEPQYVLIGDPISIRASGLDAGQIATLRVSGQDILGNTWSSEASFIADESGTIDTSRDAPAEGSYQGIDQAGLFWSMSVNQTGEFVSAFPVIHSLTVSLYVNGREVERMEIQRTAQIDLARENLTEPIVGVFLIPEEIKEPTPAIIVLGGSEGGYKEGWASVIASKTRMPTLALAYFGAPGLPQTLENIPVETVGRAIEWLNQQPLVARDHIGIVGASRGGELALLAASIYPQIKAVVGYTPSGVIWSGIGENPDAPAWTYQGRAFPYLKAMMGEEQERQFLEAQKSGTPYLDAPSFLYSLEMQRSRVDEATIPLERSEAAFLLIGNPGDGVWPSDILSQIAIDRLRSHNHSRTYQLLSYDQGGHMLITYPYYPTTMRQFYLPTVNVWEGLGGTAEGAARAAGDSWPRVIEFLRRELAR, encoded by the coding sequence ATGCTTCTCCTGTGTTTCGCTGCGGAGGATGAGGATGTTATGAGACTGGATGTGGAACCACAATACGTGCTGATCGGCGATCCAATCAGCATAAGGGCAAGCGGGCTTGATGCAGGGCAGATTGCCACGCTGCGGGTCTCAGGCCAGGACATCTTAGGAAACACATGGTCCTCGGAGGCATCATTTATAGCTGACGAAAGTGGAACAATAGACACATCTCGAGATGCTCCAGCGGAGGGCTCGTACCAGGGGATCGATCAGGCAGGGCTTTTCTGGTCCATGAGCGTCAATCAGACTGGAGAGTTTGTTTCCGCATTCCCGGTGATCCACAGCCTCACCGTGAGTCTGTACGTGAATGGCCGGGAGGTGGAGAGAATGGAGATCCAGCGGACTGCCCAGATCGATCTCGCCAGGGAGAATCTGACGGAGCCCATCGTCGGGGTTTTCCTGATACCTGAGGAGATAAAGGAGCCCACGCCGGCGATCATAGTGCTGGGCGGCTCTGAGGGCGGGTACAAGGAGGGCTGGGCGAGCGTGATAGCCTCAAAGACGCGCATGCCCACTCTGGCGCTCGCCTACTTCGGCGCACCCGGGTTGCCGCAGACCCTTGAGAACATACCGGTAGAGACTGTGGGAAGGGCGATCGAATGGCTGAACCAGCAGCCCCTGGTTGCCAGAGACCACATCGGAATCGTCGGGGCATCGCGTGGTGGAGAGCTGGCCCTGCTCGCAGCCTCGATATATCCTCAGATCAAGGCAGTGGTGGGGTACACACCGAGCGGAGTCATATGGTCGGGCATCGGAGAGAACCCGGATGCCCCCGCGTGGACGTATCAGGGCAGGGCATTTCCGTATCTGAAGGCGATGATGGGTGAGGAGCAGGAGAGGCAGTTTCTGGAGGCCCAGAAGAGCGGCACACCCTATCTGGATGCGCCATCCTTCCTCTACAGCCTGGAGATGCAGAGATCCCGCGTCGATGAGGCCACCATACCCTTGGAGAGATCGGAGGCGGCATTTCTGCTCATAGGCAACCCTGGAGACGGGGTGTGGCCATCGGATATCCTCTCACAGATAGCGATCGATCGGCTGCGATCCCACAACCACTCCCGCACGTACCAGCTTCTCTCCTACGATCAGGGAGGGCACATGCTGATCACGTATCCGTATTACCCAACAACGATGCGCCAGTTCTATCTTCCCACAGTCAACGTCTGGGAGGGTCTGGGCGGAACAGCTGAGGGCGCTGCGAGGGCTGCTGGGGATTCGTGGCCCAGGGTGATCGAGTTCCTGAGGCGGGAGCTGGCCAGGTAG
- a CDS encoding S8 family serine peptidase has protein sequence MDPKRCVLLIAVLLSMPTACAISVSYGSSGYGGSVTLSESYELDTSTGLSESTGLGQGSVEQTKSASGTGANRISTSISSKGYAAGTSVESTSSLSLSSAVAGDGSVAGISQALSASGSVTASLTGVAGDLEAVHSTGIESGLLSSAQSIGVGKGVSAMESTRIAGMNGYISAGFSSKEGAGEVASTVSRGALSGFLGSDSSTVYGDLALSGPGSLTASASDVKSSSRHEILMEDEGSDADEMASTTLLASTGGYALSGASVVATGDGVSLSSVISNPKGSMVTKEAQSGVSKPMSSQSLGVATGSSVTTTWSRSGRGRISPISSTYKSTDGTKSVSNSVSGTGYPYSIAGSATYSESSAAMYQTLSSTNGALTTSQSAWSRSNGEELRAASSLASSGTISGTQIAISDPIKVISSQSLTVTGKATAASSSRASSNGDSSSASASISGAKAMMLTTLADASNTRYSNELHHRTSAFVDTSGYATSIKADSSASYLNNFARSHGEWTKAGSGELTVSAETVKSAVSDVEIKTGSDAALSYTQSGTGSTVKSGLYSYAATRSGGDVYLYQSHLYSHAYPKNDHHSMDEYVSTASSAISAKNSDMKIQQWENGKWVAAKNYYSSGSYTAAVRANDIVTSSYKWDRLWEVQPRSRTPYDRVPWGVEYMYSSSSLSRTYGGEGIDVAIIDTGADTLHPDLLMRIEDFADAYGPGEYSQSDTQGHGTHVAGTIVADGGFDGKGIYGMAPEADLRVYSTNFYYSDVASGIYRATDLGAEIISMSLGGSVESITLNRALDYAMANGVLVVAAAGNGLPGNPTMATPARYPGVIGVGAIDSSGNAIWWSSPGANDGDYVPEGNEVAFGAPGVSVYSTYPTSSGYYATMSGTSMATPHIAGTAASLWSRYLIYGDGANDIKTIMMNCAKQNDVTTVKVTPESVWYRSHAEPYSNSGYYKMVYPYMDGSTHYLKILQGDDILTGLGVPRITL, from the coding sequence ATGGATCCAAAAAGATGCGTTCTTCTCATTGCTGTGCTCCTCTCGATGCCCACAGCATGTGCGATATCCGTGAGCTACGGCTCCAGCGGCTATGGCGGATCTGTGACGCTCTCTGAGAGCTACGAGCTGGACACCTCCACGGGGCTATCGGAGTCGACTGGCCTGGGCCAGGGATCGGTGGAGCAGACGAAGAGCGCCTCTGGAACAGGAGCCAACCGCATCTCCACCTCCATATCGTCAAAGGGATATGCTGCTGGCACCAGCGTGGAAAGCACATCATCCCTCTCGCTGTCCAGCGCTGTTGCTGGAGATGGCAGCGTGGCTGGAATTTCCCAGGCTCTATCTGCCTCGGGCTCCGTAACTGCATCCCTGACAGGCGTCGCAGGTGATCTGGAGGCCGTGCACAGCACAGGTATTGAGTCTGGCCTGCTCTCATCCGCTCAGAGCATTGGAGTGGGAAAGGGCGTTTCAGCAATGGAGAGCACCCGGATCGCAGGCATGAACGGATATATCTCTGCAGGATTCTCGAGTAAGGAAGGGGCCGGGGAGGTGGCTTCCACGGTCTCCCGGGGAGCGCTGTCTGGCTTCCTCGGATCAGATAGCTCCACTGTGTACGGAGATCTCGCCCTGAGCGGCCCTGGAAGCCTGACAGCATCCGCCTCTGATGTGAAGAGCAGCAGCAGGCACGAGATCCTGATGGAGGATGAGGGAAGTGACGCAGATGAAATGGCATCAACGACGCTCCTGGCCTCCACCGGAGGATACGCCCTTTCAGGTGCATCTGTGGTCGCGACCGGGGACGGGGTGAGCCTGAGCTCGGTCATATCCAACCCGAAGGGTAGCATGGTCACAAAGGAGGCGCAGAGCGGTGTGTCCAAGCCGATGAGCTCACAGTCTCTGGGCGTGGCCACCGGAAGCAGCGTGACCACAACCTGGAGCAGGTCCGGAAGGGGCAGGATCTCTCCGATCTCATCGACCTATAAGAGCACAGATGGAACGAAATCTGTATCGAACAGCGTGAGCGGCACGGGATATCCATACAGCATAGCAGGCTCAGCCACATACAGCGAGAGCAGCGCTGCGATGTACCAGACGCTGAGCAGCACGAACGGCGCGCTCACAACATCCCAGAGCGCGTGGTCGAGAAGCAACGGCGAGGAGCTCAGAGCAGCCAGCTCTCTCGCCTCATCAGGCACCATCTCAGGCACCCAGATCGCCATCTCGGATCCAATCAAGGTCATCAGCTCGCAGTCCCTCACAGTAACAGGCAAAGCGACAGCGGCATCATCCTCTAGAGCGAGCTCTAACGGAGATAGCTCCTCTGCATCCGCGAGCATAAGCGGTGCAAAGGCCATGATGCTCACAACGCTCGCGGATGCATCGAACACCAGATACAGCAACGAGCTCCACCACAGAACCAGCGCTTTCGTTGACACCTCAGGATATGCGACATCGATAAAGGCTGACTCCTCTGCATCATATCTCAACAACTTCGCGAGATCCCACGGTGAGTGGACGAAGGCAGGCTCAGGAGAGCTCACGGTCAGCGCTGAGACCGTGAAGAGCGCGGTCTCGGATGTGGAGATCAAGACAGGAAGCGATGCCGCATTATCATACACGCAGTCAGGCACAGGATCGACCGTGAAGAGCGGGCTGTACTCATATGCGGCCACACGATCCGGCGGCGATGTGTACCTGTACCAGAGCCACCTCTACTCGCATGCTTACCCGAAGAACGACCACCACAGCATGGATGAGTACGTATCCACAGCATCCTCGGCCATATCAGCGAAGAATTCTGACATGAAGATACAGCAGTGGGAGAATGGCAAGTGGGTGGCAGCAAAGAACTACTACAGCTCGGGAAGCTACACAGCTGCGGTTAGAGCTAATGATATAGTGACCTCGTCATACAAGTGGGACAGGCTCTGGGAGGTGCAGCCGAGGAGCAGGACGCCATACGACCGGGTGCCATGGGGAGTGGAGTACATGTACAGCAGCTCCTCGCTCTCCAGGACCTACGGCGGCGAGGGGATCGATGTCGCGATAATAGACACAGGCGCTGACACTCTACATCCTGACCTGCTCATGAGGATCGAGGACTTCGCTGATGCATACGGTCCGGGAGAGTACTCACAGTCCGACACCCAGGGCCACGGGACGCATGTGGCGGGCACGATAGTTGCCGATGGCGGATTCGATGGGAAGGGAATCTACGGGATGGCACCTGAGGCAGATCTCAGGGTTTACAGCACCAACTTCTATTACAGCGATGTCGCCAGCGGGATCTACAGGGCCACGGATCTCGGAGCTGAGATAATATCGATGTCCCTCGGCGGCTCTGTCGAGTCCATCACGCTCAACAGAGCCCTCGATTACGCGATGGCAAACGGCGTTCTTGTCGTCGCTGCAGCCGGAAACGGTCTGCCGGGCAATCCGACGATGGCAACGCCAGCCCGCTACCCAGGGGTCATCGGCGTCGGCGCCATAGACAGCTCAGGAAATGCGATATGGTGGTCTTCACCGGGAGCAAACGACGGCGATTACGTCCCTGAGGGGAACGAGGTCGCATTCGGAGCTCCCGGCGTGAGCGTTTACTCGACGTACCCGACATCCAGCGGGTACTACGCAACGATGAGCGGCACGAGCATGGCAACGCCACACATCGCCGGGACTGCTGCGAGCCTCTGGTCCAGGTACCTCATCTACGGAGACGGTGCGAACGATATCAAGACCATCATGATGAACTGCGCGAAGCAGAACGATGTCACCACCGTGAAGGTGACTCCTGAGTCAGTATGGTACAGAAGCCATGCAGAGCCGTACTCCAACTCCGGATATTACAAGATGGTATATCCATACATGGACGGCTCGACACATTACCTGAAAATCCTCCAGGGCGATGATATTCTCACAGGGCTGGGGGTTCCGAGAATAACACTGTAG
- a CDS encoding HD domain-containing protein, with amino-acid sequence MVEIRDPVHGYVKIDGLCLSLLDAPQLQRLRWIRQLGLACLVYPGASHSRFEHSLGSYHLAVILSDRLGLSDDDAMKIKAAALLHDIGHGPLSHVTEPMLSRYLRRGHESIMDLLRSEDIRARLEHYGITPEEIQRLIKGGTELGKIVSGEIDVDRMDYLIRDAHYTGVAYGVFDHLRLIERMHLSAGKLMIDSGGVHAAESLLLSRLLMQPTVYQHHVCRISECMVACALRYMIEDLGFDPSSILRMDDIELFAAMRSAGGYASEIAERIKTRRLFKRALYVGAESLEFVPKAGSERRLAEEIASEAGVDQRYVLLDSPPAPEVPEGSFPVMVDDEVLQLREISPVIRMLEDAHRATWRLGVYTIKEHRERVARAAERCLGVRRPPVQHTLDSL; translated from the coding sequence ATGGTGGAGATCAGGGATCCCGTTCACGGGTATGTGAAGATAGATGGGCTGTGCCTCTCGCTGCTGGACGCCCCGCAGCTTCAGAGGCTCCGCTGGATCAGGCAGCTCGGGCTTGCGTGTCTTGTGTATCCAGGAGCATCTCACTCCAGGTTCGAGCACAGCTTGGGCTCATATCATCTTGCGGTGATCCTCAGCGACCGGCTGGGGCTCAGCGATGACGACGCGATGAAGATAAAGGCTGCGGCTCTTCTCCATGACATCGGCCACGGCCCCCTCTCGCATGTGACAGAGCCGATGCTCTCCAGGTACCTCCGCCGCGGGCATGAGAGCATCATGGATCTGCTCAGATCTGAGGATATCCGTGCTCGCCTCGAGCATTACGGAATAACGCCTGAGGAGATACAGAGGCTCATAAAGGGCGGAACAGAGCTGGGGAAGATAGTCTCGGGGGAGATAGATGTGGACAGGATGGATTATCTGATAAGAGATGCGCACTACACAGGCGTTGCTTATGGAGTGTTCGACCACCTCAGGCTCATCGAGAGGATGCATCTATCCGCAGGCAAGCTCATGATCGACTCAGGAGGTGTTCATGCTGCCGAGTCTCTTCTTCTCTCGAGACTTCTCATGCAGCCCACTGTCTATCAGCACCACGTCTGCAGGATCTCCGAGTGCATGGTTGCATGTGCGCTGAGATACATGATCGAGGATCTCGGCTTTGATCCATCATCAATTCTGAGAATGGACGACATCGAGCTCTTTGCGGCCATGAGATCCGCAGGAGGATACGCCTCTGAGATCGCGGAGCGGATCAAGACCAGGAGGCTCTTCAAGAGGGCGCTTTACGTCGGCGCCGAATCCCTGGAGTTCGTGCCAAAGGCTGGAAGCGAGAGGAGGCTTGCAGAGGAGATCGCATCAGAGGCAGGCGTCGATCAGAGGTACGTGCTCCTGGACAGCCCGCCAGCGCCTGAGGTTCCAGAGGGGAGTTTCCCTGTGATGGTCGATGATGAGGTTCTCCAGCTCCGGGAGATCTCGCCTGTGATAAGGATGCTGGAGGATGCACACAGGGCGACATGGAGGCTTGGTGTTTACACAATCAAGGAACACAGGGAGAGGGTCGCAAGAGCAGCCGAGCGCTGTCTGGGGGTGAGAAGGCCCCCTGTCCAGCATACCCTGGATTCTCTTTGA
- a CDS encoding matrixin family metalloprotease, translating to MKFLLALVALLMLIAAPACSISVTSSTAGSAGGATAHGTYSLANDASLVSDVTLGGGALSRQSASAGPGMIAEGVSSGSGSVSRTVAADGSLSYAASDDASGAAVSSGMQASLSGSAGIFSAVSSGAENEMTVAGGFLGEGGDMSVSLTSVAADQAMTTGEAFALGTQCLNGELTQGIAGQDAAVSVHALYVSDDKNIGEFGVVAQNAKGGATAKPAPSEPSYKLTGYRWSRNPQIVITVSSIDLPSSISAGDVKSQITSAEISWDTVAAEALFGNVAEASDGFNRDFGKYGTRDYKNVHMWTTDTRLSDSTIAMTITWYTRSKIVTGADGKLYSQAVESDCWYNDRLSWRIDQDEGNKASSFDIRTIALHELGHTLGLKDLYDSSNTDQIMYGYNDGTSRWTLGSGDIAGIQKLYGAP from the coding sequence ATGAAATTTTTGCTTGCACTTGTTGCCCTTCTCATGCTGATTGCCGCTCCTGCCTGCTCTATATCGGTCACTTCGAGCACTGCTGGCAGCGCTGGAGGGGCGACAGCACATGGGACGTACAGCCTCGCAAACGATGCATCTCTTGTCTCGGACGTAACTCTGGGAGGCGGCGCGCTTTCCAGGCAGTCTGCGTCTGCCGGACCCGGCATGATCGCTGAGGGCGTCTCCAGCGGATCAGGCTCTGTGAGCAGAACGGTGGCAGCTGACGGCTCGTTAAGCTACGCGGCCAGCGATGATGCCTCTGGGGCAGCTGTCTCGTCGGGAATGCAGGCCTCGCTCAGCGGATCCGCAGGGATCTTCTCAGCGGTCTCCAGCGGCGCTGAGAACGAGATGACCGTGGCCGGAGGATTCCTTGGGGAGGGCGGGGATATGAGCGTCTCGCTCACATCCGTTGCCGCAGATCAGGCCATGACAACCGGCGAGGCCTTCGCCCTCGGAACCCAGTGCTTAAACGGGGAGCTTACGCAGGGGATAGCCGGCCAGGATGCTGCTGTGAGCGTCCACGCACTGTATGTCTCAGATGATAAGAATATAGGGGAGTTCGGGGTCGTCGCACAGAACGCGAAGGGTGGGGCTACCGCAAAGCCCGCGCCTTCAGAGCCCTCATACAAGCTGACAGGCTACAGGTGGAGCAGGAATCCGCAAATCGTTATAACTGTTTCCTCAATAGATTTACCATCCTCGATTTCCGCGGGAGATGTGAAATCGCAAATCACATCTGCAGAAATTAGTTGGGACACTGTAGCTGCTGAGGCCCTTTTCGGGAATGTTGCAGAAGCAAGCGATGGATTCAACCGTGACTTTGGAAAATACGGCACACGTGACTACAAAAATGTGCACATGTGGACCACGGATACACGCCTCTCTGATAGTACAATAGCCATGACCATCACATGGTACACAAGATCAAAGATTGTAACAGGTGCTGACGGCAAGCTGTATTCTCAGGCGGTTGAATCCGACTGCTGGTACAACGACAGACTTAGCTGGCGCATTGATCAGGATGAAGGTAATAAGGCGAGCAGCTTCGACATCCGCACAATCGCCCTGCACGAGCTCGGACACACGCTGGGTCTCAAGGATCTGTACGACAGCAGTAACACAGACCAGATCATGTACGGATACAACGACGGGACCTCACGATGGACGCTGGGCAGTGGGGATATCGCAGGAATCCAGAAGCTCTACGGTGCACCCTGA
- the arcS gene encoding archaeosine synthase subunit alpha, whose amino-acid sequence MRFFEVLRRDGPARLGRLMLYRNITTPCIISPEDYVSAGSVFRYRSPEEARDATIFLARSLSDGRKLIVLPYPSDVAQDIDMDIDAPRAVVTDVSSVKKDAQKDADVYVLTAAGTIAAARDLVDTLIEIRESIPPDSALYTPALATPSNLSLLIYLGVDIVDSVRVEMDGHYNRYHTRDGIFQREDISELPCRCEHCSSGDVAAHNILKLEEELAWVRNCIRSGTLREYVERQVRCVPWMTAALRLADMHESYLERRTPTHRGGVMYANTSESLRRVEVRRFVSRVLTRYRPPESDVLLLLPCSARKPYSESRSHRLFRSVMGGMRRFVHELILTSPLAIVPRELEDVYPAAHYDTPVTGVWDLEERAWLMSSLRSYLERHRYSRIVAHVEGELCETLRDGGIEAVYTGGGTGPEDLERLREALETACTGTRPIGNFRLQEFRAKVDFYFGSGAGDALIQGTRVKGSRLFDSEGRALASISSGRIALTLEGARRLLPLKAYTVRIGDFTPRGTVLAPGVVDADEQIRPGDEVIVVGDGFLGTGRARMSGWEMVASRRGVAVELRDGTEV is encoded by the coding sequence ATGCGGTTCTTTGAGGTCCTCAGAAGGGACGGGCCTGCGCGCCTTGGCAGGCTGATGCTATACCGGAACATCACGACGCCATGCATCATATCGCCAGAGGACTATGTGAGCGCAGGAAGCGTCTTCAGGTACAGAAGCCCGGAGGAGGCGAGGGACGCCACGATCTTTCTGGCAAGATCCCTATCGGACGGCAGGAAGCTCATAGTTCTTCCGTATCCATCTGATGTGGCGCAGGATATCGATATGGATATCGATGCGCCAAGGGCTGTGGTTACAGACGTTTCATCCGTTAAAAAAGACGCTCAAAAAGATGCGGACGTGTATGTCCTCACGGCAGCGGGGACCATCGCAGCTGCGAGGGATCTCGTCGATACGCTGATAGAGATCCGGGAGTCGATACCCCCTGACTCTGCACTCTACACCCCTGCGCTCGCTACCCCATCGAACCTCTCGCTGCTCATCTACCTTGGCGTGGATATCGTCGACTCTGTGAGGGTGGAGATGGACGGTCACTACAACAGGTATCATACGAGGGATGGTATCTTTCAAAGAGAGGATATCTCTGAGCTACCGTGCAGGTGTGAGCACTGCTCCTCTGGAGACGTAGCGGCGCACAACATCCTGAAGCTCGAGGAGGAGCTGGCGTGGGTCAGGAATTGTATAAGATCCGGCACCCTCAGGGAGTATGTGGAGCGGCAGGTCAGATGCGTGCCGTGGATGACCGCGGCGCTCCGGCTCGCGGACATGCATGAGAGTTACCTGGAGCGCAGGACTCCGACGCACAGAGGAGGTGTGATGTATGCGAACACCTCGGAGTCGCTGCGCCGGGTCGAGGTCCGGAGGTTCGTCAGCAGGGTGCTCACCAGGTACAGGCCGCCTGAGAGCGATGTTCTTCTCCTCCTCCCATGCTCCGCCAGGAAGCCCTACTCCGAGTCGAGGAGCCACAGGCTGTTTCGATCTGTCATGGGCGGGATGCGCAGATTCGTCCACGAGCTCATTCTTACCTCGCCGCTCGCGATAGTCCCAAGGGAGCTTGAGGATGTGTACCCTGCAGCGCACTACGACACACCCGTTACAGGTGTATGGGATTTGGAAGAGAGGGCCTGGCTCATGAGCTCTCTGAGATCATACCTGGAGAGGCACAGGTACTCCCGCATCGTTGCGCATGTGGAGGGCGAGCTGTGCGAGACGCTGCGTGATGGCGGGATTGAGGCTGTGTACACGGGCGGCGGAACAGGGCCGGAGGATCTCGAGAGGCTCAGGGAGGCGCTGGAGACTGCCTGCACCGGTACCAGGCCCATCGGAAACTTCAGGCTCCAGGAGTTCAGGGCGAAGGTCGACTTCTATTTCGGATCTGGAGCTGGAGATGCCCTCATTCAGGGCACGAGGGTGAAGGGGAGCAGGCTCTTTGATTCAGAGGGAAGAGCACTCGCCTCCATCAGCAGCGGCAGGATCGCGCTCACGCTGGAGGGCGCGAGGAGGCTGCTGCCGCTCAAAGCTTACACAGTGCGCATAGGTGATTTCACGCCCAGAGGAACCGTGCTGGCGCCCGGAGTGGTCGACGCTGACGAGCAGATCCGGCCCGGGGATGAGGTTATCGTTGTCGGAGATGGTTTCCTCGGGACAGGAAGGGCCAGGATGAGCGGGTGGGAGATGGTCGCCTCCAGACGCGGCGTGGCCGTGGAGCTGCGGGATGGGACTGAGGTTTGA
- the tgtA gene encoding tRNA guanosine(15) transglycosylase TgtA, with product MQGCFEILHKDLAGRIGRLHTPHGTVETPALMPVVNPHVLLLDPQQLADLGAEMIITNSYIIHQDQVLRETALESGVHGLLNFDGPVMTDSGAFQLSVYGSVDIEPLEILEFQREIRSDISVPLDIPTSPDAPREQAERELAETERRLREAVEHRRDDLLLAGPVQGGVYPDLRESAARRLRDMGFDVYPIGAVVPLMESYRFRELVDVVVASKTGLGPGVPVHLFGAGHPMVFALAAALGCDLFDSAAYALYARDGRYLTPTGTYRLSELRYLPCSCEVCRKHTPESLSENPKRVELLARHNLAVSFQEIRAVRQSIHEGSLWEHLERRCRSHPRMYQAFKHLSRYAEYLERLDRVSKSTPFYLSSESARRPEVLRYRKRICRLDLRGRVLVTDRSPGEEECNGYDHILGFLPPFGPYPLGLEEMYPLNAELPDEMDEDAVKEALDALRSLIRENPGAEFHVEISYLEGCRDAVL from the coding sequence ATGCAGGGCTGCTTTGAGATCTTACACAAAGACCTGGCCGGCAGGATAGGGAGGCTGCACACGCCCCACGGCACTGTGGAGACGCCGGCGCTCATGCCTGTGGTGAACCCACACGTGCTTCTGCTTGACCCCCAGCAGCTGGCTGACCTCGGCGCTGAGATGATCATAACAAACAGCTACATCATCCATCAGGATCAGGTGCTAAGGGAGACGGCGCTCGAGAGCGGGGTTCACGGGCTTCTGAACTTCGACGGGCCGGTTATGACAGACTCAGGCGCATTCCAGCTCTCCGTTTACGGTAGTGTGGACATAGAGCCTCTTGAGATACTCGAGTTCCAGCGGGAGATCCGCTCAGACATCTCCGTGCCGCTGGACATACCAACATCTCCTGATGCTCCGAGAGAGCAGGCCGAGAGGGAGCTCGCGGAGACAGAGAGGCGGCTCAGGGAGGCTGTGGAGCACAGGAGGGATGATCTCCTTCTCGCAGGGCCGGTGCAGGGCGGCGTTTACCCTGATCTAAGAGAGTCTGCGGCGCGCAGGCTGAGGGATATGGGATTCGATGTGTATCCGATCGGCGCGGTCGTTCCGCTAATGGAGAGCTACAGGTTCAGGGAGCTCGTCGATGTCGTGGTCGCATCGAAGACCGGACTGGGTCCTGGGGTGCCTGTCCATCTCTTCGGCGCCGGCCATCCGATGGTCTTCGCACTTGCAGCAGCCCTGGGGTGCGATCTCTTCGATTCCGCGGCGTATGCGCTTTACGCGCGTGATGGGAGATACCTCACACCAACCGGCACATACAGGCTTTCTGAGCTGAGATATCTGCCCTGCTCGTGCGAGGTGTGCAGAAAGCACACACCTGAATCTCTCAGCGAAAACCCTAAGAGGGTGGAGCTTCTCGCCCGCCACAACCTAGCGGTATCATTCCAGGAGATCAGGGCTGTGAGGCAGAGCATCCACGAGGGATCTCTCTGGGAGCATCTTGAGAGGAGATGCAGATCCCACCCGAGGATGTACCAGGCGTTCAAGCATCTCTCAAGATACGCGGAGTATTTAGAAAGACTAGATCGTGTCTCGAAATCGACTCCGTTTTACCTGAGCAGCGAGTCTGCGAGGAGGCCTGAGGTCCTGAGGTACAGAAAGCGAATCTGCAGGCTGGATCTTAGGGGAAGGGTCCTGGTGACGGACAGGAGTCCTGGAGAGGAGGAATGCAACGGATACGATCACATCCTGGGTTTCCTCCCTCCATTCGGGCCGTACCCGCTTGGCCTGGAGGAGATGTACCCCCTGAATGCTGAGCTGCCTGATGAGATGGATGAGGATGCTGTAAAGGAGGCGCTTGATGCGCTCAGATCACTCATCAGAGAGAACCCGGGCGCGGAGTTCCATGTTGAGATAAGCTATCTGGAGGGCTGCAGGGATGCGGTTCTTTGA
- a CDS encoding HIT domain-containing protein, protein MDVLWAPWRIDYILSEKGKGCIFCEKPRENRDPENLILYRGRNHFVIMNAFPYNNGHMMVVPYRHTSTLSGWSGDELQEFMELADLCVSVLQRTMRPDGFNLGINMGEVAGAGIAEHIHLHIVPRWKGDTNFMPVLADTRVIPEHIRATYEKLLQNLKLMMSEKQ, encoded by the coding sequence ATGGACGTTCTGTGGGCGCCTTGGCGCATCGATTACATACTGAGCGAGAAGGGGAAGGGCTGCATATTCTGCGAGAAGCCCAGGGAGAACAGGGACCCCGAGAACCTGATACTCTATCGCGGAAGAAACCACTTCGTGATAATGAACGCCTTTCCGTACAACAACGGCCACATGATGGTTGTTCCCTACCGGCACACATCGACTCTATCGGGATGGAGCGGGGATGAGCTTCAGGAGTTCATGGAGCTTGCTGATCTTTGTGTATCCGTGCTCCAGAGAACAATGCGGCCCGACGGCTTCAATCTGGGAATCAACATGGGAGAGGTTGCAGGCGCTGGCATCGCGGAGCACATCCATCTTCACATCGTTCCGAGATGGAAGGGTGATACGAACTTCATGCCTGTTCTGGCCGACACACGGGTGATACCGGAGCACATCAGGGCAACATACGAGAAGCTTCTGCAAAACCTGAAACTCATGATGTCTGAGAAACAGTAG